The nucleotide window GCGGAAGCACGCACCTTTGCCTGCCTGCCGTCTTTGCTTGCGGAGATGAATCGCCGCGAGGGCAGGGAACTGTCGTACTACCTTGCGGGACACTCTGCGGGGGCGCAGTTCATTTGCCGGATGGCCGCGCTTTATCCCAATCATGCCAAGCGGATGGTGGCCGTGAATCCGGGATCGCTGGTGTTTCCGAACCGGGACGGGATTTATCCGCACGGCTTCGGCGGCTTGTTGGGAGACGAGAGTTCGGACGAAGCCATCAAACGCTACCTTGCCGTCCCTTTGACTCTCTACCTGGGCACCGGTGATGTAGCTCTCAAATATCTGGATACCGGCAAGGCGGCGATGAAACAGGGAGCAACCCGGATCGAGCGCGGCCGCAATGCCTACGCGGCAGCCAGAAAGCTCGCGGAGGAAAAAGGCTGGCCGTTTCATTGGACCTTGGTCGAAGCGGAAGGGCTGGAGCACGGCTGTGGTCCCATGTGGTCGCATCCGCGCTGTCAGGAGGCATTTTTGGGGAATTGAGTGCTTCCGAAGGCCTTGCGGGGGAGGTCGGTCGGCGCTACAACGCGGCATCATGTCCCTGCTGCTCGGCGTCAATATCGACCACGTGGCCACCCTTCGTCAGGCCCGCTACGCCCTTTTGCCCGATTCTCCGAATGCGGAGCCTTCTCCGTTGGAAGCTGCCTACGATGCCATCGGCGGCGGCGCGGATTCCATCACCGTCCACGTCCGCAGCGACCGCCGCCACATGCAGGACCGCGATGCCCGTGAGATCCGTGCGGAGATCGGAGTGCCCCTCAATTTTGAAATGGGCATCACCGAGGAGATGATCGCCCTGGCCCTCGAACTCCGCCCGGAATTCGCCTGTCTTGTTCCGGAAACCCGTGAAGAAGTAACCACGGAAGGAGGGTTGGACGTCGTCGGCCGCCGCCGGGAAACGGGTGACTGCATCCGCCGTCTTCAAGCTGCGGGCATACGCGTGAGCTTGTTCATCGATCCCGATCTCGACCAGGTGAAGGCTTCCGCCGAGCTCGGTGCCGAGATGGTCGAACTTCACACCGGTTGCTTCGCCAATGCGGACGCGGATGCGGTGGATGCCGAGGTTCAGCGCTTGGCGGAGGCTGCCAGTCTCGGCAACTCGCTGGGCCTTCAGATCAATGCCGGGCACGGCATCAACTACGGCAACCTGTTCCGTTTGTTCGAGGTGCCGCATCTGGTGGAGCTGAACATCGGACACAGCATCGTTTCACGGGCCTTGAAGGTGGGCATGGCGGAAGCCGTGCGTCAGATGAAGCAACTCATGTCGACCTACCGGGGCGGATCATGCGATTGATCGGCATCGGTATCGACGTGGTCGAGGTCCAGCGTATCGCGGAGGCCTTGGAGCGCCATGGCGAGGCCTTTGGAGAGCGGATCTTCACGGCGGAGGAACGGCGCTATTGCAGCTCCCAGAAACGTCCGGCGCTGCACTATGCGGCCCGTTTTGCAGCCAAGGAGGCGGTGGCGAAGGCCTTTGGCACTGGTATTGGCAAGGATCTCGGCTGGCTGGATATGGAAATCATCCGCCGTGAGTCCGGCGAACCTGCCATCGTGCTCAGCGGCACCGGCAAGGCCTACGCGGAGGCGAACGGGATCACGGAAGTGAAGATCAGCCTCACCCACGCCCGTGACTACGCTGCGGCGAACGCGGTGGCGCTGGGGGCGTAGGCATTTATCGGCGGCGGCGCAGGAAAGGCAGCACGCCGAGAGCGCACAAAGCGAGTGAGGAGGTTTCCGGCACGGTGTCCAACGTCACATTGTCGATTCGGAAATTGTAGAGGTTGGTGCCGGACATGGCCTGACTGCCACGTCCGCCGAAGATCACGATGCCCAGATCGCCTCCAGGAACGATAGCGCCGGTGGTGAATGTCAGGCTCAGGCGTTGTGTGGTGCCGGAGATCAGGGACAGATCCGCGAGGCTCGGGTTGCTCAGGGAATCCATATAGAGGGTGCCGGTCGAGCTGGTGGATCCGCCGGTGGAAACGCCGATGCCGAAGCCGACGCTGCTGAAAGAGCCAATCGAGAGCAGGGAGCCGGCATCAACGTCCACGCCAAGCGTGTAGCTGGTATTGGCAACCAAGGGCGTGCCTGTGAGGACCTGCCAGAGATCTGCCTCCGGCATTTCAGACCCCGCCAAGCTGCCTGGGGCGGAAGGCTGGGCGAAATTGATTGCTGCCATCCCGGTGGCGGATCCGCTGTTGACCACGATCGCCGGGCGGAAACCGGAGACGATGCTGTTGGTCACGTTTGCGCGGCCATACCATCCCGAGGTTCCGATCTGGGACGGTCCCATGGCGGTGGTGGTGCCGACAGCCGAGTAGGTTCCGGCCAGCTGACCACCCGTGCCTTGGTCAAAGTTTGGATTGGTTACCGTCAAGGTGGCGGCGGACGTGGCGAGAGGGATTCCGATCAGAATCCCCGTGGCATGGAGGAGGGCCTTTGCTCGAAAGGCCGGAGTGGGGGAGAACCAGCAATTCATGGGTGGTTCTGCTTATCGTATTGGTGCCTCCCATTCAACGATATGCGCGAGGGGATACCTGCTTTTGTCTAATCGGAAAATGATAAGCTTTCGGTAAAAGAAGAGCGCCGGGCCTTGCGGACCGGCGCTCATGATGCTCAACCGAATTAAAACAGAAACAGAGATGGATCAGAAGAAGGTGCGGAACCCGAAGAGGTAGGTCACCGCATCGGCGGTGCCATCGCCCGCGTTGGTGTTCAGCGTCTCATACTGGACACCGGCCTGGAATTTCAGGTTGTCGCCGCAGACGAGCCAGTTGAGGCCGCCGTAAACGGATTGGAGTTCGTCACCACGGCCGCTGTTGACGGCACCACCATCGGCGGCGCGGAAGTAACGGCTGTTGCTGCGGATGCCCTGAGCCTGCTCGGAGGCGGCATACATGTACTGGCCGACGAGCTGGAGCTTGGCCGGGATGATCCAGTAGTAGGGGGTCACAACCACGCCGCCGAAGGTGCCGCGGCGGTCATACTGGCCGGCGGTCTTGTGCTGGTCGATGTTGCCGTTGTCGCCGTAGAAGCCTTCCACATTGACGCCGGCGTTGGCGGCGAAGGTGTACTCCGCGGAGAGGGTGGTGGCCCACTTGTAGGGAAGCAGGTTGTCGTCCATGCCCGCGATGGCGTTGGTGGACTTGTTGGCGCCGTTGTAAAGGAACTCGAAGCCGAAGCGAAGATCTTCGGTAGCGGAGTAGATCACTTCGGCGTTGTACATCAACTCATCACCCCAGCCGCCGATGAACTCGTTGTTGCCACGGTTGCCGATGGAGTCGCCCACGTTCAGGTCGACGTTGCGGCCGTCCGAACTGTAGATGCCGACGGTGGCGTTCCAAGGGCCCTTCACGGCGTTGACGGCGAACCCGGTCGGACGGGCGCTGTCATAGAGCTTGTTGGAGATGGCGGATCGCTCGACGGTGAGGATCTCGTTGGAGGAGGTGCGGGCCTCGAGGCCACCGTGCCACTTGAAGCGGCCGTAGATGAGGTCGAGCTTGTCGAGTTGGTCGATCGAGAAAGCCTTTTTGGCGTCGAAGGAGATGGTGGCTTCGTCGAAGTCGGAGTATCCCCACTCCAGGTCGCGGTGGCCGGGGAGGACGCTGCCGTTGAAGCGCTGGTCTTCCACGAAGTTGGCGACGGCCTTGAGGGTGAAGTAGTTGAGGAAGCCAATCTTTGTGCCGAGGCGGAAGCGGCGGACATCGGTGTAGGCTTCGTTCCAGTCCTTGCCGTTGGTGCCGGAGCCATCCACGTAGGCGGCATTGTAGTGAAAACGGCCGAAGAAATTGACCTCGCTGAGGTAGGGGTTGCCAGCGTCCTTGTAAACCGTTCCGGGCTTGTTGGCGAGCCAGGAGCAGAAATTGAAGTCGGAGAACATGGAGTCTCCGCTGGAGGCGGGGGCCGTCTGGGCGGGCGGCTCGCCTGCGAAGGCGGCGGAAGAGAGGCCGCAAAGCAGGGCGGCGGTCTTCAGGGTCTTGGAATGGTGTTTCATGGATGGTCGGTCTGTCACGACGGGATGAAGCGCCGGGACGGGCGGAGTTCACGCGACGAACCCGTCACATGGGGAGTGTTGGTTTGTGACGATGCTGTCACATGGCCCGGATCCCCACGGGAAACCTCTTGGAGGTTGCTCCTGCAAGGAATCCGGAGAAAGTCGCCCCTGCATGTCGGATGAACCGGGGTTTCCAAAGTGACGACTTTGTCACACGGCATCCATCGACGTTTCGACCTCCAAACGGGCATCCATCCGACGTGCGCCGCC belongs to Luteolibacter ambystomatis and includes:
- a CDS encoding pyridoxine 5'-phosphate synthase — protein: MMSLLLGVNIDHVATLRQARYALLPDSPNAEPSPLEAAYDAIGGGADSITVHVRSDRRHMQDRDAREIRAEIGVPLNFEMGITEEMIALALELRPEFACLVPETREEVTTEGGLDVVGRRRETGDCIRRLQAAGIRVSLFIDPDLDQVKASAELGAEMVELHTGCFANADADAVDAEVQRLAEAASLGNSLGLQINAGHGINYGNLFRLFEVPHLVELNIGHSIVSRALKVGMAEAVRQMKQLMSTYRGGSCD
- the acpS gene encoding holo-ACP synthase — its product is MRLIGIGIDVVEVQRIAEALERHGEAFGERIFTAEERRYCSSQKRPALHYAARFAAKEAVAKAFGTGIGKDLGWLDMEIIRRESGEPAIVLSGTGKAYAEANGITEVKISLTHARDYAAANAVALGA
- a CDS encoding porin produces the protein MKHHSKTLKTAALLCGLSSAAFAGEPPAQTAPASSGDSMFSDFNFCSWLANKPGTVYKDAGNPYLSEVNFFGRFHYNAAYVDGSGTNGKDWNEAYTDVRRFRLGTKIGFLNYFTLKAVANFVEDQRFNGSVLPGHRDLEWGYSDFDEATISFDAKKAFSIDQLDKLDLIYGRFKWHGGLEARTSSNEILTVERSAISNKLYDSARPTGFAVNAVKGPWNATVGIYSSDGRNVDLNVGDSIGNRGNNEFIGGWGDELMYNAEVIYSATEDLRFGFEFLYNGANKSTNAIAGMDDNLLPYKWATTLSAEYTFAANAGVNVEGFYGDNGNIDQHKTAGQYDRRGTFGGVVVTPYYWIIPAKLQLVGQYMYAASEQAQGIRSNSRYFRAADGGAVNSGRGDELQSVYGGLNWLVCGDNLKFQAGVQYETLNTNAGDGTADAVTYLFGFRTFF